One genomic window of Cricetulus griseus strain 17A/GY chromosome 3, alternate assembly CriGri-PICRH-1.0, whole genome shotgun sequence includes the following:
- the Rassf7 gene encoding ras association domain-containing protein 7 isoform X2, protein MVLELVVMELKVWVDGIQRVVCGVSEQTTCQEVVIALAQAIGQTGRFVLVQRLREKERQLLPQECPVGAQATCGQFASDVQFVLRRTGPSLSGRPSSDNCPPPERCPVRASLPPKPWAAPGREPHKALTFNPGCPKLVPSSSIPESTTLVGPTPDCFADLQGLELRIQRNAEELGHEAFWEQELRREQAREREGQARLQALSAATAEHAARLEALDAQACALEAELRLAAEAPGPPSATASATERLRQDLAIQERHSMEMQGTLALVSRALEAAEHALQAQAQELEELNRELRQCNLQQFIQQTGAAVPPPPQLDRTIPSPQDLPTRDEPLQGVPQSHILVSSLSPEVPPMRQSSWR, encoded by the exons ATGGTCTTGGAGCTTGTGGTCATGGAGCTGAAGGTGTGGGTGGATGGCATCCAGCGGGTGGTCTGTGGGGTCTCAGAACAGACCACCTGCCAAGAAGTGGTCATCGCGCTAGCCCAAGCTATAG GCCAGACAGGCCGCTTTGTTCTTGTGCAGCGCCTTAGGGAGAAGGAGCGGCAGCTGCTGCCACAGGAGTGTCCAGTGGGAGCCCAAGCCACCTGTGGACAGTTTGCCAGTGATGTCCAGTTTGTCCTGAGGCGGACAGGGCCCAGCCTGTCTGGAAGGCCCTCCTCAGACAACTGTCCACCCCCAGAACGATGCCCAGTTCGGGCCAGCCTGCCCCCCAAACCATGGGCAGCACCAGGCCGTGAGCCACACAAAGCACTGACCTTCAACCCAGGATGTCCCAAACTGGTCCCCAGCTCCTCAATCCCTGAGTCTACAACCCTGGTAGGACCCACACCAGACTGCTTTGCAGACCTGCAGGGCCTAGAACTCAGGATACAAAGGAATGCTGAGGAGCTGGGCCATGAGGCCTTCTGGGAGCAGGAGCTCCGACGAGAACAAGCCAGGGAGCGTGAGGGACAGGCACGCCTGCAAGCGCTGAGTGCAGCTACTGCTGAGCATGCTGCCCGGCTGGAGGCCCTAGATGCCCAAGCCTGTGCCCTGGAGGCAGAGCTTCGGCTGGCTGCTGAGGCCCCTGGCCCTCCTTCAGCTACAGCATCTGCTACTGAGCGTCTACGCCAGGACCTGGCCATCCAGGAGCGGCATAGTATGGAGATGCAAGGCACCTTGGCCCTGGTGAGCCGGGCTCTGGAGGCTGCTGAGCATGCTCTGCAG gctcaggctcaggaaCTGGAGGAGCTGAACAGGGAACTCCGTCAGTGCAACCTGCAACAGTTCATCCAGCAGACAGGTGCTGCAGTGCCACCACCTCCACAGCTGGACAGAACCATCCCGAGCCCACAG GACCTTCCAACCAGAGATGAGCCCCTCCAGGGAGTCCCCCAGAGCCATATTCTAGTGTCCAGCCTGAGTCCAGAGG TTCCCCCCATGAGGCAGAGCTCCTGGAGGTAG
- the Rassf7 gene encoding ras association domain-containing protein 7 isoform X1, whose product MVLELVVMELKVWVDGIQRVVCGVSEQTTCQEVVIALAQAIGQTGRFVLVQRLREKERQLLPQECPVGAQATCGQFASDVQFVLRRTGPSLSGRPSSDNCPPPERCPVRASLPPKPWAAPGREPHKALTFNPGCPKLVPSSSIPESTTLVGPTPDCFADLQGLELRIQRNAEELGHEAFWEQELRREQAREREGQARLQALSAATAEHAARLEALDAQACALEAELRLAAEAPGPPSATASATERLRQDLAIQERHSMEMQGTLALVSRALEAAEHALQAQAQELEELNRELRQCNLQQFIQQTGAAVPPPPQLDRTIPSPQDLPTRDEPLQGVPQSHILVSSLSPEGMFLSLPLSPIHGKGPALVSAHSACVFLTVPPMRQSSWR is encoded by the exons ATGGTCTTGGAGCTTGTGGTCATGGAGCTGAAGGTGTGGGTGGATGGCATCCAGCGGGTGGTCTGTGGGGTCTCAGAACAGACCACCTGCCAAGAAGTGGTCATCGCGCTAGCCCAAGCTATAG GCCAGACAGGCCGCTTTGTTCTTGTGCAGCGCCTTAGGGAGAAGGAGCGGCAGCTGCTGCCACAGGAGTGTCCAGTGGGAGCCCAAGCCACCTGTGGACAGTTTGCCAGTGATGTCCAGTTTGTCCTGAGGCGGACAGGGCCCAGCCTGTCTGGAAGGCCCTCCTCAGACAACTGTCCACCCCCAGAACGATGCCCAGTTCGGGCCAGCCTGCCCCCCAAACCATGGGCAGCACCAGGCCGTGAGCCACACAAAGCACTGACCTTCAACCCAGGATGTCCCAAACTGGTCCCCAGCTCCTCAATCCCTGAGTCTACAACCCTGGTAGGACCCACACCAGACTGCTTTGCAGACCTGCAGGGCCTAGAACTCAGGATACAAAGGAATGCTGAGGAGCTGGGCCATGAGGCCTTCTGGGAGCAGGAGCTCCGACGAGAACAAGCCAGGGAGCGTGAGGGACAGGCACGCCTGCAAGCGCTGAGTGCAGCTACTGCTGAGCATGCTGCCCGGCTGGAGGCCCTAGATGCCCAAGCCTGTGCCCTGGAGGCAGAGCTTCGGCTGGCTGCTGAGGCCCCTGGCCCTCCTTCAGCTACAGCATCTGCTACTGAGCGTCTACGCCAGGACCTGGCCATCCAGGAGCGGCATAGTATGGAGATGCAAGGCACCTTGGCCCTGGTGAGCCGGGCTCTGGAGGCTGCTGAGCATGCTCTGCAG gctcaggctcaggaaCTGGAGGAGCTGAACAGGGAACTCCGTCAGTGCAACCTGCAACAGTTCATCCAGCAGACAGGTGCTGCAGTGCCACCACCTCCACAGCTGGACAGAACCATCCCGAGCCCACAG GACCTTCCAACCAGAGATGAGCCCCTCCAGGGAGTCCCCCAGAGCCATATTCTAGTGTCCAGCCTGAGTCCAGAGGGTATGTTTCTCTCCCTACCCCTATCCCCAATCCATGGGAAGGGACCAGCTCTGgtatcagcccattcagcctgtgTCTTTCTCACAGTTCCCCCCATGAGGCAGAGCTCCTGGAGGTAG